The following are encoded in a window of Artemia franciscana chromosome 19, ASM3288406v1, whole genome shotgun sequence genomic DNA:
- the LOC136039314 gene encoding uncharacterized protein LOC136039314: MRILSLLLLAYQITTEINGLPTPDVGDEANWAVSCPHDCTCYMSTLTEMEEDTEKTEYIIKEDVAVTETPQAEEELPLKAAVCMINQRTNLKNLFSLLSPDTEMLTMIQSQESPDIRISRDHLSNMDNLRVLIIQGAHYQNFQEHGTFHIHGTEDLPKFLINWDAFTPLSTIEVIDIENAEIEPAPKDIDLSTVGIKKRKRNKKKREAPDDDILLVEETANKKIYVEDSGPVTILHELVFLPGQEESSKIVPYEVYKAEIGQQSTFESVFFLKNLRTIRLNRCKIPPLSGNTFAGLDNLRHVVIEYCDLKILPDLLFAKATNIESLILSNNEIIDLNSEAFAGLFELQHLDLSYNNLTHISETSFAPMPSLQFINLRGNSLRIFPSTFEVMNATRRIYLGDPHDSEATIEIIPGAFKGLRYLHHLSIHGLRTMFLDSELLRGTKTLSELVIEGQVHELAFDAFIHNQKLRKLNLSHCQIREISVDSFQNLHGLQVLDLSHNEIKELPPGIFDNLQSLKELWLTGNQLQELPENVFQGLHTKLIRLDGNPWHCTCNLKQLNPAVVSKVRTTKHPIVCDKAFDKPSLCHSAHILKYRYDKMVAPRCKTPARWEHWSVFDVLRKELKCEQRFPLTNRPNSVNFNYLNLKQLMRNFETYAEAHEDSSDEVEVTYLETHNEEDPEGGELIEDDEYYQPRHDDTFYEFNMEHPFTHLKQSGNSLVKSKLSMYRKLAPYEMENETINKEDLSKVIEEQVDNIVSAIQENDDFLPSDDDDEINDDYSIVETSVTDQPETVDDDINRVERKQKGQMEIITPSANELTKENTSEASASQTKVIRNSLVNDIFTILSSSFFPTVQELSDQTIKNKKEINESMGWKKNTEVRRTPKELLEDKEYVSKLSRKSLKLLKENAGIFP, from the exons atTACAACTGAAATTAATGGACTTCCAACACCAGATGTAGGAGACGAGGCGAACTGGGCAGTATCCTGCCCACATGATTGCACCTGCTACATGTCAACATTGACAGAGATGGAAGAAgacacagaaaaaacagaatacaTCATAAAAGAG gATGTAGCAGTTACAGAAACCCCACAAGCAGAGGAGGAGTTGCCATTAAAGGCAGCAGTGTGTATGATAAATCAACGAACTAAtttgaaaaacctgttttcGTTGCTGTCTCCAGATACTGAG ATGCTCACTATGATACAATCACAGGAATCTCCTGACATCAGAATTAGCCGAGATCATCTATCCAACATGGATAATCTACGGGTGTTAATCATACAAGGAGCACACTATCAAAACTTCCAGGAACACGGCACGTTTCATATTCATGGTACGGAGGATCTACCCAAGTTCCTTATCAACTGGGACGCATTTACTCCTTTATCTACAATTGAAGTAATTGATATTGAGAACGCAGAGATTGAACCCGCTCCAAAAGATATTGACTTAAGTACagtaggaataaaaaaaaggaagagaaataaaaagaagagagaGGCACCAGATGACGATATTCTACTTGTAGAAGAAACagcaaataagaaaatatacgtGGAGGATAGTGGACCTGTGACAATACTCCACGAGCTAGTTTTTCTTCCAGGTCAGGAAGAATCGTCAAAAATAGTACCGTATGAGGTCTATAAGGCAGAAATAGGACAGCAAAGTACTTTTGAGTcagtattttttcttaaaaacttaaGGACAATTCGACTAAATCGCTGTAAAATTCCGCCTCTCAGTGGTAATACCTTTGCCGGTCTGGACAACCTACGTCACGTGGTTATCGAGTATTGTGACCTTAAAATTCTTCCTGATCTTTTATTTGCCAAAGCAACAAATATAGAATCACTGATTTTGTCAAACAATGAAATCATTGATCTAAATAGTGAAGCCTTCGCAGGGTTGTTTGAGCTGCAACACCTAGACTTATCATATAATAATTTGACTCATATCTCAGAAACGTCATTTGCACCCATGCCAAGTCTCCAATTTATCAATTTGAGAGGAAATTCCTTGCGCATTTTCCCAAGTACTTTTGAAGTAATGAATGCGACTAGAAGAATTTATCTTGGAGATCCTCATGACTCAGAAGCAACAATTGAAATAATACCAGGGGCATTCAAAGGTCTTAGGTATCTCCATCATTTAAGCATTCATGGCTTGCGGACGATGTTTTTAGACAGTGAGCTCTTACGGGGAACTAAAACCTTAAGTGAGTTGGTCATTGAGGGACAAGTACATGAACTAGCATTTGACGCTTTTATTCATAATCAAAAGCTACGGAAACTTAATCTAAGCCATTGCCAAATTCGTGAAATATCTGTGGATTCTTTTCAAAACCTCCACGGATTACAAGTGCTCGACCTTTCGCacaatgaaattaaggagctcCCCCCTGGGATTTTTGACAACTTACAATCACTCAAAGAGCTGTGGCTCACTGGTAACCAGCTGCAAGAGCTCCCTGAAAACGTATTTCAAGGCCTTCACACCAAACTCATTCGACTTGATGGAAACCCGTGGCACTGCACCTGTAATCTAAAGCAACTTAATCCAGCTGTCGTGAGCAAAGTGCGCACAACAAAACACCCCATTGTTTGCGACAAGGCATTTGATAAACCCTCATTATGCCATAGTGCACACATACTAAAATACAGATATGATAAAATGGTAGCACCAAGATGCAAGACACCTGCTAGATGGGAACACTGGAGTGTTTTCGACGTGCTCCGTAAGGAGCTGAAATGTGAACAGCGTTTCCCCTTGACAAACAGACCCAACTCCGTCAACTTCAACTACCTAAATTTGAAACAACTTATGAGAAATTTTGAAACATATGCAGAGGCTCATGAGGATAGTAGTGACGAAGTTGAAGTAACATACCTTGAAACTCACAATGAAGAAGATCCTGAAGGAGGGGAGCTTATTGAAGACGACGAGTACTATCAACCAAGACACGATGATACATTTTACGAGTTCAACATGG aacACCCTTTCACACACCTAAAACAATCGGGGAATTCACTTGTTAAAAGCAAGCTTAGCATGTACAGAAAGCTAGCACCATATGAAATGGAGAACGAAACTATAAACAAAGAAGATctttcaaaagtgattgaagaacAAGTAGATAATATAGTAAGTGCAATACAAGAAAACGACGATTTCCTTCCTAGTGATGACGATGACGAAATTAATGACGATTATAGTATTGTTGAAACATCCGTCACAGACCAGCCCGAAACCGTTGATGACGATATAAACCGCGTGGAAAGGAAACAGAAAGGCCAAATGGAGATTATTACGCCCTCTGCAAATGAATTAACCAAAGAAAATACCTCAGAAGCAAGCGCATCACAAACGAAAGTCATCAGAAATAGCTTAGTAAATGATATTTTCACTATTCTCTCTTCATCGTTTTTTCCAACGGTACAAGAGTTGAGCGATCAGacaattaagaataaaaaggaaattaatgAATCAATgggctggaaaaaaaatactgaagtGCGAAGAACCCCAAAAGAATTGTTAGAGGATAAAGAATACGTATCAAAACTATCGAGAAAATCTTTGAAGCTTTTGAAAGAAAACGCGGGAATATTCCCATAA